One Urechidicola croceus genomic window, CAAATCTTTAGTTCTGGAGCATCAATTCCTAAAAGCCTTATTTCTTCCTCTTTATTTGTGAAAATATTTTTTACAATTAAGCCGTCTCCATCTACAACTTTTACTATTTCGTAATGTGGTCTAACTAAGATTTGTTTATTAGCCTTTGTTTGCATTTGTTTACACTTGTTTAAGTATTGATAATCAGATACTTGTATTTACATTTGTAATAGTAATAAATTATTGTTTAACAAAAAAATAAATTAAAATGGCAAGACAGAAAGGACCCCTAAAATATGTAGGTACACTTGGTGATATTAGACACTTCAAGATAAAAGGAAATGATGGATATTTTGCAGGATTAGTTGGTGGACCAACTGGCGACCAAGTAAAGAATGACCCTGCGTTCCAAAGAACACGAGAAAATATGAATGAATTTGGTGGCTGTGCAATGGTTGGTAAATCTATTCGTGTAGGTGTATCAAGTTTGATGAAATCTATGGCAGATAGTCAAGTAACAGGACGATTAACTGCTGTAATGAAAAAAATCAATTTAGAAGATGGTTCAGAAGCAAGAGGTAAAAGAGCCGTACTTATTTCGCAAGTGCCTCAATATTTAAAAGGATTTGAATTTAATAGATTTACTTCTTTTAGTGGTGCGTTAAATGCTCCATTCACTTTAACACCTTCCGCTGGTAGAGATAGTTCAACTTTAGATGTTCCTGCATTTAATCCTTTGAATTATTTAAACATTCCTGCAGGTGCAAGTCATTTCAGAATTATTAACTCAATTTCAGTAATATCTGATTTTGAATTTAATACTGTAACAGGTGTTTATGAACCAAAAGAACAAGCATTAAATGAATTAGTAAATGTTGAGTATTCTGCATATTTACCTGTAGATACTGTTACTCCTTTACAATCATTAATCGCAACATTGCCTGGTTCTCCAACAATGACACCAGATGTTAATTTGATTAATGTTGTTGGTATTGAGTTTTATCAAGAAGTAAATTCAAACTATTACATTTTCAATCAAGGAAATGCAATGAAGATTGTTGATATTTTCTAAGATGCCGTAATTTAGAAAATAGTTGATTAAAGAAGCCTGCTCATTGAGTAGGCTTTTTTTGTGCTGTATTCTATTTCATTGTTTTATTAAGGTGGTGCAATCATAGATACTATATACTTTGCTTTTAGTGGACTTAATTACGAAATACATTACTTTCTTCTTCTCGAAATATATCGGTAAAAAATAGCCCTTTTTGCATCTTGTATTAATTGGATATTTTGATGATACTGTTTTTCTTTATCTTCTAAAAGTTGAAGCACTTTTACTGATTTTTGAAAAACAGGCTTGTTTTCTTCTGCTATTTCATAACCGCCTGCAATTGCTTTTCGCATATCGTTTATTGTGATAAATGGAATTACTGAACCTTTGAGGTAATAATGAAAAGATTTTGCCTTCCATAATCCAAAACATAACCAATATAAACTCTGTAATTCTTCTTCTGTATTTGCTGTAAGTACAAAGCAATTCGGACAAGGCTCTTTTAAT contains:
- a CDS encoding DUF6943 family protein, with the translated sequence MTKFYLKTNSKTAETKKPHFYILNKGMNSGKPLKEPCPNCFVLTANTEEELQSLYWLCFGLWKAKSFHYYLKGSVIPFITINDMRKAIAGGYEIAEENKPVFQKSVKVLQLLEDKEKQYHQNIQLIQDAKRAIFYRYISRRRK